A window of Desulfovibrio sp. TomC genomic DNA:
GGGCCGGGGCATGGCGGCCGGAGCCGGGGGACGAACCGTGGCTGCCGGAGCCATGGGCGGGCCGCCGCCATAGCGCAGGCCGCCCGGGGGAGGCGCGCCGAAACGCGGGCCGCCGCCGCCGCCCGGAGGAGGAGCGCCGAAGCGCGGCGCGCCGCCCCCGCCGCCATGTGGAGCGCCACCGCCGAAACCGCCCCCGCCGCCACGTGGCCCACCGCCGCCACGGGCCTCGGCCTCGGGCGCAAACACCCGCGTGAGGGCGAGTATCCCGGGCGCGTCAAAAACCAGGGTGAAGGCCGCCAAAAGGACCAGGACCAGGGACATCTTCTGTTGCCGTTTGTCGTGTCGCATGGTCATTGCCTCACTTGCCTTCCTGGCCGGCGATCATGGGGGCGAATTCAATACGGCGCAGATCCTTGCCGGGCTTGAAGACGAACAGGTCGGCCGGCAGGTGCGGGGAAGTGTCCCATTTACTGAATGTCGCTGCGTATTGCGGCCAGCCCATGCCATTTTTGTCCGTGATGACGACTTTTCGCGGCAGGGGCGACTTGCCCTTGTCCACCCACAGCTGCCAGTCGGCGTTTTTCTGGGTGAAGGCCAGATGGTCGCAGGCCACTCCGCCGGCTGTGTGCACACCCACGCAGTCGCCGGTGCGCACATTGGCCAGCAGTTCCTTGCACGGGTCGGCGTAGAGCAGATCGGACAGCGGCGCGACCAGACCATACTTCTCAGACAACATATCAATGGTAGCGTCGATGGTCGGGGGCGCATCAACCACGGCATAGACGCCCCGGTCGTAGTCGGCCACGGTGACGGTCTTGCCGTCATAGACGAACACCCGGTCGCGCTCGTCGCCGGTAATACGGGAATAGAGCTTGTCGGGCCGCTTGAGGGCCACGTCGATAAAGCGCGTCAACTGGACGGTCTGGCCGTTGGGGTAGACCTGCTCTTCGCTGACCTCGCCGGAAAAGGCCAGGGCTTTGCTGGAGGCCAGGGCCTGACACATGGCCGCCACCGGCGAAGCCGCCTCGGGAGTGATGTCCGGGGTCTGAGTCGGGGCTTTGGCCGGCTCTGGAGCGGCCGTCTGGCTCTGGGCCTGTCCGGCGGCCGGGATGGCCAGACCGGCAAGCAGGACCAT
This region includes:
- a CDS encoding DUF2092 domain-containing protein — protein: MHRILRIMVLLAGLAIPAAGQAQSQTAAPEPAKAPTQTPDITPEAASPVAAMCQALASSKALAFSGEVSEEQVYPNGQTVQLTRFIDVALKRPDKLYSRITGDERDRVFVYDGKTVTVADYDRGVYAVVDAPPTIDATIDMLSEKYGLVAPLSDLLYADPCKELLANVRTGDCVGVHTAGGVACDHLAFTQKNADWQLWVDKGKSPLPRKVVITDKNGMGWPQYAATFSKWDTSPHLPADLFVFKPGKDLRRIEFAPMIAGQEGK